GAGACTTAATCCTCGGTCCTTTGCGACGGTAATAACCGACTTCGTTACGTTCTCTGCTAGGTACAATGTAGACTGCAGGCCAATATCCCGATGACGTTCTATGGCGCTAACCAGACTGAACCGGATCCACCCTGGCGCCTGCAATGCGAAGTGCCCCGGTGGGAAAGGTTGGCCCTACATATAGGGAAGGTCAGTTCAGTTAGGTCCAGTTCagacctagcctctaccaggctccacaagtcgctggaaaaattagtagtagaaattggccaaaaaagaCCAACACTAGGCCAATAAACTCCTAGGATCCTACTGGGCGATTTATTCCTTAAAGAGAAAGTAAACAGAAATTATCAAATAATTTTCTCGTGATTCTAGCAATGATGGTTGCACTGTAATACAAAAGTAGACTACCACCCCACACTGAACAAAAAATGGGTAAAGGGGGTTTGCACGTGCGTAACtttatatattcaagtccgtgtGAGGTCAGTGTGGAACAGGTCTTAGCCTCTATAGAGGTAGCTACCAGGCTCCACGCGTGCTAGAAAAATAATAGATATTGGCCAGATAATATGCCAGTGGACTCAGCTGGTCGCAGACCATCATACTCCAAGGCCAGCAAACTCCTCttgcatgttatgtgtctatatattTCACCAATTTGTCCTATTTATAGTTTCCGGCGACCATACGgactccatacggacctcatacggacttcaatatgtacgcacgtgtgaacccggcttgaTACGTGCCTCGCGCATGCCGATGGTGAACCTCTCCGCCCAGTCTTCCACCTGTTGCGGGAACAACTCCACAAAGTCTCCGTACACGAACAGCGCCAGCGGAATGTTACTCGTGTGCGCCGCGAGAGTTGTCACCAGCTTGCGAGCAGACTTAGCGTTCATACCGACCTGCACAACCAGGGCCAGTTTGGGCCTCTTCTGTGCCGACCcgatacagttactgtagacaACACCGGGTTTTCCAACAGAACCAACCTAGGATAGACATGCGTGCAATAGATTACGCTCAACATAGTGGATCTTGGATATCACACGTTTGCATTTTACCGTGAATACAATTCATAGTTACAGTTTCCTTTTTAGACGTCGATTTGAATAAATCTCAAACCATACATTCTTGTGACTTTGCTGATACTAAAGCCATGGCTTTTATTGACGTACCAGTTTCGGGTGCAAGACATCGAAGTCCTCATATGTCCTTTTCTCCCCTGTCCATCTTAACAGAGGTTTCCCCTTGGTTTCCACCTCCTCGATGAGTTGGGCCTTGTCTGCCTTGTTCCAGCCCGCCACACTTTGCCATCCATGGTACTCTCCGTAATATCTGATTCCATAAAAACGTACGCGTTGTTTGAGCATCATGAAAGCATATGCACAACAGAATACCACATATCGTTAtacgtacatgtgtatgtgtttatagGTGTAACGTACGAGTACATTGAATATTATGTAGGCACATGTATGTAGTTGTTTTATTTGTCcgtattattattttttgacGTAATGTTTTAGAAAACTTAATACCCTTGCAAAATCAAAGATCTTTGCGATCGCTcgaagaagaaaaatgacagaCGATAGAATCACGCTTATCATGTACGTACTTGTCAATCCATCTAAAAGTGTCttctttcaacatttttgtcagGATATCATACTCTGCGCCTTCCACGTCAAGCTTGAAGATGACGTAGTCGTCTACGTTCGTGTTCTCTTTGATCCATCGGGACAGGTCGACGGTTGGGACCGTTCGTCGGTAGGTCAGCCTCCGGCTGCCTCCCGTGATGTTGTCCTGTATCTCCTTCTTGTGTGCGAACAgtgtcccccctccccactgcatgTCTCTACCAGACGTCTTGCCCTTTCCTGGTGACCAGGCTGACTCTGCGTACGCCGTCA
The window above is part of the Branchiostoma floridae strain S238N-H82 chromosome 14, Bfl_VNyyK, whole genome shotgun sequence genome. Proteins encoded here:
- the LOC118430004 gene encoding uncharacterized protein LOC118430004 isoform X1 yields the protein MKVSRVLWRIAQARGIFVLVGFAVGIFSSSLLKAPTIQQVAMTPRRTASSWQPRQTRHDGLRDKVIAESNRFAQTNGKRKILLDCGGNVASTVQLFRETYPDGKDYVIHSFELDDRLAPYFAPYSNHVLHCPTAVSNKDGNMTAYAESAWSPGKGKTSGRDMQWGGGTLFAHKKEIQDNITGGSRRLTYRRTVPTVDLSRWIKENTNVDDYVIFKLDVEGAEYDILTKMLKEDTFRWIDKYYGEYHGWQSVAGWNKADKAQLIEEVETKGKPLLRWTGEKRTYEDFDVLHPKLVGSVGKPGVVYSNCIGSAQKRPKLALVVQVGMNAKSARKLVTTLAAHTSNIPLALFVYGDFVELFPQQVEDWAERFTIGMREGQPFPPGHFALQAPGWIRFSLVSAIERHRDIGLQSTLYLAENVTKSVITVAKDRGLSLIQPTARFPPTKGTLLTEKSYYHYRDVERVPKALRVIADGLGNTGGILSLDSDHPDSYMISAFLLDYLVENSGFELVSIEECLTE
- the LOC118430004 gene encoding uncharacterized protein LOC118430004 isoform X2; amino-acid sequence: MKVSRVLWRIAQARGIFVLVGFAVGIFSSSLLKAPTIQQVAMTPRRTASSWQPRQTRHDGLRDKVIAESNRFAQTNGKRKILLDCGGNVASTVQLFRETYPDGKDYVIHSFELDDRLAPYFAPYSNHVLHCPTAVSNKDGNMTAYAESAWSPGKGKTSGRDMQWGGGTLFAHKKEIQDNITGGSRRLTYRRTVPTVDLSRWIKENTNVDDYVIFKLDVEGAEYDILTKMLKEDTFRWIDKYYGEYHGWQSVAGWNKADKAQLIEEVETKGKPLLRWTGEKRTYEDFDVLHPKLVGSVGKPGVVYSNCIGSAQKRPKLALVVQVGMNAKSARKLVTTLAAHTSNIPLALFVYGDFVELFPQQVEDWAERFTIGMREGQPFPPGHFALQAPGWIRFSLVSAIERHRDIGLQSTLYLAENVTKSVITVAKDRGLSLIQPTARFPPTKEKSYYHYRDVERVPKALRVIADGLGNTGGILSLDSDHPDSYMISAFLLDYLVENSGFELVSIEECLTE